The sequence below is a genomic window from Haematobia irritans isolate KBUSLIRL chromosome 3, ASM5000362v1, whole genome shotgun sequence.
ATCTCGGTATCTTTTTCGATTCTAAATTATTATTCAATGCCccggaaaaaagtgaactgttttataggaagatgaactaccacgcacgaaaattgaactaaattttactccacattttgagatttccacaaagcgttgttaaaaccaggaaattttattgccaagttgtactttttaactgcagttcacgaaaatacatcatctcatagaagaaaaaattaactaaaagtaaagaagaaactcattggcgccaaatcatggccattttaaccatacagtagtacattcttactattttttagggaatcttcttttgttttagttcatattgaacttatgtgtgcggtcattgaactttatactcacgtttagttcatacaatttttgatacatacttaaaaaaagtaagatttcattaagctgtggaaaatttcgataaaaataataaaatgtaactaaagggtgattcttttgaggttaggattttcatgcattagtatttgacagatcacgtgggatttcagacatggtgtcaaagagaaagatgctcagtatgctttgacatttcatcatgaatagacttacgatctgccacaacgtcgaattttcagtgaatgggccctagaaaagttggcagaaaatccgcttttttatcgacaaattttgttcagcgatgaggctcatttctggttgaatggctacgtaaataagcaaaattgccgcatttggagtgaagagcaaccagaagccgttcaagaactgcccatgcatcccgaaaaatgcactgtttggtgtggtttgtacgctggaccgtattttttcaaagatgctgttggacgcaacgttacggtgaatggcgatcgctatcgttcgatgctaacaaactttttgttgccaaaaatggaagaactgaacttggttgacatgtggtttcaacaagatggcgctacatgccacacagctcgcgattctatggccattttgagggaaaacttcggagaacaattcatctcaagaaatggaccggtaagttggccaccaagatcatgcgatttgacgcctttagactattttttgtggggctacgtcaagtctaaagtctacagaaataagccagcaactattccagctttggaagacaacatttccgaagaaattcgggctattccggccgaaatgctcgaaaaagttgcccaaaattggactttccgaatggaccacctaagacgcagccgcggtcaacatttaaatgaaattatcttcaaaaagtaaatgtcatggaccaatctaacgtttcaaataaagaaccgatgagattttgcaaattttatgcgttttttttttaaaaaaagttatcaagctcttaacaaatcaccctttacaagcaaatatttttttccaataaaaatacgtcaaatttaacgttagtttaactacggaaatttttttctgtgtgggtgtATGGTTAAGAAATCTTTATTTGAGGGAAAATAAATcagtatacgagggcggttcggaaacttcttaccctatcaatgaaagagaatagttagtttttcaaaaatatttttatttttcaatataatctcctgaaacttcaatacacttagtccaacgcttttctagcaattctattccttgattaaaatagttttcctcaaggtctccaaaatagtggtttacaactgtaattgcatcttcatttgaggtaaaacgcttgccagcaaggatttttttagatttgggaacaagtaaaagtcactaggagctaaatcaggagaataaggtgggtggtcaagcaacttgtactttaattcgttgattttagccattgataaaacactcttgtgcgctggtgcattgtcttgatgaaaaattatttttttgtgttgtaagtcaggacgtttttctcgaatttgtacatttaattgatcaaaaaggttgcaatagtactctgaatttattgttttacccttttgcagatagtcaatcaataaaatacctttgaagtcccaaaaacccgttgccataaccttaccagccgattgaattgtttttgccttctttggggcacttcctccagcttcagtccattgtttggattgttcttttgtctccggagtatagtggtggatccatttctcatcaacagttatgaaacgacgcttaataataccatatcatgcactttggctacaatttctgttgttgttgttgtttttggacgtccactacgtagttcatcttcaatgcttgtacgaccacgtttaaattcagcaacccaatactgttgcatatgaaggagcactttcacctaacacattcaccatatcattatgaatttcttgtcccgataagccttttttatgtaaatatttaatgacagcacgcatttctaatttttccattgtaaaaaaattgcggatgcgtctttttttgaacagctgtttctatatgaaggagttgccagatcgaaacaaaatttaacatgtgttcataacagagatggaagtttccaaaacacttaacttttttctgtttataccgcgctttttgtgataggctaagaagtttccgaactgccctcgtatgaaTATTCATTTCAGCGCCATCTATATGTGAAACATGGGGTTTTGCAATGTATTCCTCTATAGAAATTGGTCAAACGGGAAGACACTGAAAAGCCAAGGATATATTGAAAGGTCAGTTTCGATTTGTATAGTCTTCTGAATCACAGTAATGCATCATATACGAAACTGAGAGAAATGTTACCACTGTGACCTAATGCAAAAGGATGAACatacagatttatatgtgaaggaTAGATCTTTTCTCTattctctatccgatggtaaaaacggatattgcttTCAGTGTAACTTTCAAATTTGGCTTTTCTATATCGTCCCCTTTGGTCAATTTATGCCAAATTCTATGGGGGAATATAtcgcagaaaattttttgtttttatataaaaatcagtTTTTCACCTATAAATAACGATGAAACGAATACATATTTTCCACAATATATAACTTGAAAATACGAAACTGAGAGAAATGTTACCACTGTGACCTAATGCAAAAGGATGAACatacagatttatatgtgaaggatatatattttctctatccgatggtaaaaacggatattgcttTCAGTGTAACTTTCAAATTTGGCTTTTCTATATCTTCCCCTTTGGTCAATTTATGCCAAATTCTATGGGGGAATATATcgcagaaaaatttttgtttttatataaaaatcagtttttcacatataaataaCGATGAAACGAAtacgaataaatattttctacattATAGAACTTGAAAATTTCGAACAAACGAGaataatgtatttattttttttttatttgtcaatgaTTACTCCATATTATGAATGGTAATTAGTATATGTATCTCTTATAGAGATAGTTCCGATTGTTCATAGAAccctaaaatgttttcaattttcaaaaatttttgattatatCACATACGCAACATTTGCCGCACATGTCGATGGATTATAACCATAAATAACATTTAATTGGAGTGTCTAAAACTATTTGTAATACACTCAAAATATCCACATTACACTCTGTGTGAGACAGGCAAACagacacaaatatttatttaggcTATTTCGAGTTGCtcgtaaaatttaacaaaggaCACACGAACGTGGCAACCAACCCACTAGACAACAAAGCTTAAGTATCTTTCTGGATGGCTTTGTGTGTAACATCATCAACCCATATCCGATTGTGCTTTGAAGTACTAATTAAAcgagaaaattaattaaacttaCTTTGTGTGCGGATAAATGTCCTTCGTACTTCTGCAGCTCTATGAAACAACACATTTACATGGGCCTCTTTTGTTTTGTGGCGGTAATGCAGGGAATATgtgcgtgtgtatgtgtgtatagGAATGATCAGaggctagagcgaacaggagagGCAGATTAATTGTTAACAAACAATTTCCAACCGAAAAACTTCAAGAGAGTGCAGAACATATAAACAGGTATCAGCATCAGGCCCACTAACACATAATACAGCCAACTCTCGGTTATGGTGTCCGTCATAACTGAAATGAAAGAACAACGGAAACGGTAAAAGCTGAATACATTTTCAAGAGATTTTAAATATGCAACTTTTTTAaggcttttttgttttttgctttaaaTGAATGAAGAAGATGAGTGtttttatgtaaaataaaaacaaatttggatTAGGATTAAAAGTTATAACGCTATTTCATTGTTGCCGGCCTGGAACAAAAACCCCATACCCATTCTCCCTTGCAGATAGTTCATACTGTATTCCCCACAAACAGAACAATGACGTGGCAGCCTTTACAGGAACCGGATGAGATTATAAGCATAGAAATTAAAACCATTATCCACCAAACGAACCAGCATATTCATAATACTCAAATATTCCTAGGACTCATGAATTGAAAGGAGAAAAGAATTAGGGCGGTTGCACCCGTCCTCACAGTTCAACCTAAGAATATGATTGGGAAAAAGTTGTTAGCCAGCCTGCTAAATTGCCCAAATGTGAAAGCAATTAGTGAAAaccttttttatattaattcaaTCCTTCCCTAGGGGCCTTGTCCGTTTGCAGTCAATAcactttgttccaaaaacatgccCATAAATATAAGGATGGACTGGCATACATGCATGAACAACTTCATATGTGAATGTTGAGTAACACTGGCATGACTAGATCCTTATGTATGGAGCAGTATATGTGTGTCTGTCGTTTGCACGCCCTCAACCATCACAACAATTCTAAATGATGGGGGCCTGTCCTAGGGAGGCCTCCAAAGCCTTTAATACCTTTTCCATATATTATCAAATTCACATTTCAATcaagaataaaacaaaatatgctAATCTACTCCTCCCCATCTTCCACCCATCCCATTTATAGAAATTACCTAAACAGGCAAAGCCATTTGAACCGGAGGATATTTAAGAGGATTTGAAATATCAGCAATCTCAGAAAGACTGAATCTAGTGCAAAGAGGGGAAAAAACCAGTGATGCCATGTTAAAGAAAAATGGTGGCACTGTTTCTTTTTGTAAACAATACCAAGGGCAAACAAAATAACAAGAATTTTCTTATAATAGGGTGGAGgtttacatcgaaatattggaatgAAATTCCACAAAGGGTATAATTGGTAGTCGAAATCCAGAGGAAGGATTTGAAATATCAGCAATCTCAGAAAGACTGAATCCAGTGCAAAGAGGGGAAAAAACCAGTGATGCCATGTGAAAGAAAAATGGTAGCACtgtttctttttgtgaacaataCCAAGAACACACAAAATAACAAGAATTGTCTTGTAATAGGGTGGAGGTTTACTTGGAAATATTGGTATGAGATTCCACAAAGGCTAAGGATATAATTGGCAGTTAGAATCCAGACTAAATTAAGCAATATcttatcgacttaaaatttcaaaaaacttcttATTGGGGTAGGTCAGTCAGAATTCTGAACAGATCAAAAAATATGATACCAACCGGATGGAAAATTTAGGGGAGaatgtttaatttattatatataaatattttttactcttgcttaagaaaatttcgtgtagaaaaaaattggagttatatttttttaaaactgtaCTTAAAGtacagacatttttattttaaataagttaattttatcaattaacttactttgttgttgtaatactttatatattttaaattggtgttttcgatatagcttccatatagacaaatttcccgattttatttaacGTATTTGtaaatgtacacacaaaaatttttttttctgattcaatcacgaaattaattgatccaatttattttttaattgaaatgtcttcaatcacagaaatgatagtatcaattaaaaaattaattgacagtcaattaaaaattaattgatccaattaaatatttaattgatactattaatgtgtgtgattgatttttatttcaattaaaaaatttattgaatcaattaaatttttaattgaatattttttaaaactcaattaaaattttaattggaaaatttttcgtgaaatttttttctatgtatgttAAAGTGATTCACATAGATCTAAAACTGAccataaataaatttggttctagaATTGTTTGAATGGCTATATTTTCATCCGAATTTGTTAAACGCTTAAAGTAAGTACCATGTTCAGTGTTCAAGCTGAAACCCGGCTTTCGCAATCAAGGCTTTTGATCTTTTCGATCCAAAATTTgacaagacttgataaaaagATAATCGTTTCCGTACTTTTaaattagtgttttggtgaaaaatgcgAGAATACAcaaacgaaaaagactgtttttcatatgcctGGGTGTAAaaagtatatgtttggaactcaaattttttaacacaatatttttaagtgcaagcatataatgttcataaaatagcataacacgttaatatgttagaacttattatgtttgggacataaaatgtttgtaaatataatatgcttagatgcaaacatatattaatttggaaatagcctataaacatatatgtatttagaaagagata
It includes:
- the LOC142228084 gene encoding uncharacterized protein LOC142228084, which translates into the protein MSLDQNSTPHSSLPCIVKFMLCSIICCYAIMTDTITESWLYYVLVGLMLIPVYMFCTLLKFFGWKLFVNN